TATTAGACAAATACCCGGATGAAGTATATGTGCCTACTAACCCATCCTGACCAGCAGCGTTGTTGTTATAATTATAATTGCCTATATCAGCATGCATTGCAAAATTGAAGAACCACTTTTTATAAGTCATTTTTGAAGCAAATCCCATGGTCCAAGGAGGCGTTCCGGTGTGTTTACTGATATACATTCCCCCATTTCCATAAGCTCCTTCAATAGGTTGACCTTTAGAATCGTACAATTGATGATAAACGTAATAAGCACCCAATGGATGTCCTACTGCAATCAACTCAATATAATTTCCAGTGCCTCCGCTTATAGCTCCAGTAGTTATACCTGGATAATTAGCAGTACCAGAGCGGGTTAATTTAGTTACATTGTTATAGTTATAACTTGCATTCAAGTTTACATCCCAGGTAAAGTCATGGGTAATAATTGGCCTGCCGCCTAAGGTGACTTCAACCCCTTTATTCTCCAGGCTACCAATATTTTGCAATAAATTATTGGTAAAATTGGTACCTGCAGCCACAGGGATCACATTCAACAAATTATTGGTAATTCGTTTATAAACATCTACGCTACCAGTGAAACGCTGATTCATAAACCCAAAATCAACTCCTGCATTATAGGTCGTACATGTTTCCCATTTTAAATTTGTATTATACCAGTTTGGACGTATCAACTGATACCAATTATTTCCAAACTCGTAAGCAGCTCCATTATTAGCTGTACTTGTTGTGTAGTTTGGAATATATGGGTAATAACCAATAAATACACCATTAACAGTAGGAGGTATGTCTTGTTGACCTGTCAGTCCATAACCTAAGCGTAATTTCAAATCACTTAACCAGTTTACATTTTTCAGAAACGATTCATCTTTTATCTTCCATGCAAATGCTGCCGATGGAAACACTCCATAACGATTGCCCGGTGCGAAACGGGAAGTTCCGTCATTACGTATAGTAGCAGTCAACAAATATTTGTCCAGTAAAGTATAATTCAAACGACCATAAAAGGAAACCATATAATATTCCTCAGGAGTATCTACCCGCGGTACATTTTGTCCTGGATTTGTCGCATATGTGGTTGAATTCCAACTGGTGTCAAAATACTTTTGCCATGAATACCCTCCCATGATATCTATTGAATTAATCCCTAACGTTTTTTTATAGTTCAGGTAGAAATCCAATAAAGTATTCACTTTAGACTGATAGTAAGGATTATATTCAGCAGAACCTGTTTTGTCCGAGCCCCATACATAGGACATCGGAGAATTAGCCGCAATTACAACCGAACCATTAGCATGTGATAAATCGTATGCTAAATTCAAATTGGCATGCAAATCTGGTAACCAATGTACTCGATAATCCATTTGCATACTTCCTGAACTTTGATAAACCCACGAATCATTCTGTTCCTGTGTCAAGGCGGACAAAGGATTGCAAGTACCTAAAGACAAAGGTTGTCCATTACTACCCATCCACATAAAGTATCCATTGCCATAATTTTTACCAATTGTAGAATTAACACCATTGGTTGCATAAACCGGCTGGGTGGGATCCATTGACTCAGCTGCACCAATAGCACCAGTATTTCCAAAGCTATTTACAATATAAGCGCCAGTTAGATTGACATTCATTTTTAAATCATCATTCAAGAAGGAAGGGCTTAAATTCACAGAAGCGGTAGTACGCTTAAAATAAGTAGTTTTCAAAATACCGCTCTGATCTGTATAACCTACCGATACGCGATAAGGCAATATCCCTGTTGATCCAGAAACACTTAAATTATGATCCTGACTAATCGCTGTCTGGTAAATTTCTTTTTGCCAATTCGTATTTGCGGTACCTAATAAAGCTGCTTTTGTATTCATCCCTGTTGAAGCATCGGCCCAATACGTATCGATAAAATGACGATACTCATCAGCAGAAAGAACATCCATCAATTTAGAATTAACACTGGCAGATGTATTGCCATCATAAGAGATAGAAAGTTTCTGATGTAGTCTCCCTTTTTTTGTAGTAATCAGGATAACCCCATTGGAAGCACGAGAACCGTAGATCGCAGTTGCAGATGCATCTTTCAAAACAGTAACCGTCTGAATGTCCTGTGGATTAATAAAAGAAAGTGGATTGGCAACCCCATTAACACCTTCAGGAGTCAAAGGAACTCCATCAACAACAAACAAAGGTTGATTGCTGGCATACACAGAAGATCCACCACGCACCAGAATGGAAGCTGAACTACCAGGAGCACCGCCATCCGTAGTAATATTTACCCCTGCAATTTGACCAGCTAGGAGATCTGTCATTGAAGTTGCCAGCCCTTTGGTCAGTTTGTCAGCATTGATAGCTACTACTGATCCTGTTAAGTCGCTTTTCTTTACTGTACCATAACCAATGGCTACGACTTCATTCAAAGCAACAGCCGATTGTTTCAGATCTACAACAAAATGAGATTTTCCTTCTACAGGAACATCCACTGTTTGGTATCCAATATAGGAAACGCTTAACGTGGCTTTAGCAGGTACTGTCAACGAGAAATTACCATTCGCATCGGTAATAGTTCCGGTTGTTGTCCCTTTTACGACAACGTTTGCTCCAATAATTGTTTCCCCCGTACTGGCGTCTTTAACGACACCTTTCACAAAAATGTTTTGGGCTGTCATACTCATCACAAAGAGCAATGAGACAAGCATCATACCCAATCTACGCAGCGTTAGCGCAGAAATAGCATTCAAGTTCTTCATGCATTAATAAATTAATTGTTAACACTCAATTCAATCTACCACAAGTGGGGCTCTTCCACAGAGATAAATTCTTGACAAAAATAGAACGACAAAAAACGATTTAATGTTGCAAACGATTTTTTTACGCTAAAAAAGACCGCAAACGTTTGTTGAATGCAATTTAGCGACAAAAAGATAGGATTTAAGTTAATTTACAGGAATATAAATGCTAAAATCAGAGGATTTTGCAACAAGAAAATGCCTTTTCAACCATATTCCAAACAACATTGTTTTGCACAAAGACATTATTGTACAAAGCAAACGATAGCAGACCGAAACAGTTTCGATAGCAAAAGAGAGATTCTTGTTGTTTGCTTAACTTATAAAGCAAACAACAAGAGGCTATAACATCATTTATTCAATTATTTTCCAGCACCATGTATGAATACGGCTGCAGAGTCATCTGGGAAGATAGCGTTACCGGATTTCCCGTAAATACATCTTTCCATGTAGAATTTGCCAGGGACGAAGGAACCGTGTAATTGATCACTGCATTCCTCAGGTTATCCATGACAAATACAGTATCTGCATTTAATGTTTTGGTAAATGCGCATACATCATAACTGCAGTACGAGGTTAATGTTCCTCTCCTTACAGCAGCATTGCTGTTTCTAAAAGCTATGATTTTCTTGTATGTTGCTGTAACTCCCGGATTGATGCTCCAGTCGATGACGGTTGTGGTAAAGGGAAAGGTAAGCCGGTATGGCGTTGCAACCTCTTGCCCATTGTATATAAAAGGAACTCCTTTCATGTAGGCTACAACAACAAAGGCAGCCATCGAACCGTTGGTTCCTCCAAAAAGATCCAGAGGGGTTCCATCGGAACTGTTTACATCATGGTTGGTCAGGTACCTGACAATTTGATTCTGATCGGTGGAGGCTCCCTGATATTCTGTTGTATTGGCATTATTAATCAATGTACTCACCGACTGATCGTTGCCATAGATCGACTTTAATGCCCCATAAAAGTCAAAACCAAAATTATAATCGAATCCGGAAGTATAATTGGCCGCACGTGTCCCTTCTGCCAGCATCAAATATTTGTGTGCGGGAGTGATTGCATTGAGACTGTCATTGGCCTGCACCCAGAAATCGGCAGGGGCAAAGTCTGCATAATCACACCGAAAGCCATCAATATTTGCTGTCAAAACCCAATACTTCATGGCTTTTATCATCGCAAGCCGCATGGTTTGATTCTGATAGTTTAATTCAGCTACATCCGTGTATCCGTTTGGACTTTGAATATTCCCGCTTGCATCTTGCACATACCATGATTTATTGTTAATCCACGAACAATCCCATGATGTACCATCAGTAATCCAATCCAGGATTACTGCCATTCCCCGGCTATGAGCACCGGCAACAAGATTTCTCAGGTCGGTAAGGCTCCCAAACTCAGAACCAACGGCTTCATTATCTTTTATACAATACGGGGAGTCGAAGGCTTTTAATGTGCCTACCGGATAAATAGGCATCAGGTAGATCACATTTACCCCTAAAGCTTTAATGCTGTCTAAACGGTTAATGACTCCCTGAAAATTATGGGTTGAGCTGAAGCAGCGCATGTTCACCTGATAAATCACGGCATCACGGCTATCAGGAACTCCTGTAAACGGTGTCCCATATTGTACTACTGTGTCTGAAGCAGCAGAGGATGACACAGCAGAGGCAATCACACTATTTTTACTGCAGCTGCCAAGCAGCAAACCTAAACAGACAAACAGACACAACCGGTACATTGGCTAAGATTATTAAGATTAGGGCGCAAATGTATTGCTTTTGAACAAATCACAGCCGAAATCTGTTTGTTTCTCCTCTAAAAAGCCATGCAAACGTATGCTGCATCCAATTGGGTTTGATCAATTGGTAGTGTTCAGGAGTTAGCGTAAATCATTTACCGAAATGCCATGATACGCTTTCACATCAAAAACAAAGGTGTTATTATTCAACGCAGGAAGTTGTTGAAAAGAATGAATGGTAATATAGGTATGGGTTCCATCCCGGCCAAAAACAATAATCGATTGAGGATAATGAGTTTGCGGATTAAGACGGAGTTCTATTTTAAATTCAGCCGCAGCCTGATTGGCCGGAAAAAGATCAATGACTTCCGTAGCAGGGGTGCTTCGAACGTTTGGATCGAAGATGATCTTTGCTGCCTTTCCTTCATAGTTTGACAGTATAGCCAAAGGATTCATCGCTTGCTGGTCTCTTCCCGAAACGGATGCAATCGTTACTTCGTTATTATCGGGTTGATATACCCATTCTGTTTTTCCATCGAAATAAGAAACCGAGCCATCCATGACCAGTTTAAACATAGCCCCTTTCATCCATATCGTTCCGGTTACGGTCTGTTTCCTTTTTGCTGTAGGCATATCAATGATAGTGGAAAAATTCATTTTCACACTCGAATACTTCATGATGGCAACAGCCTTTTCAAATGCTGCTTTTGCCTTAGGTTCCTGCTGCCCAAACATAGCAAACGTCGTCAGCACAAAAACACCCAAAATCGCCAGTTTCTTATACATAGTCCTTAATTTTCTCTTCTTTTTATCAGTAAAGCTCTACAAAAATTTCACAACACCATTTCCCGGTTAAGCGATAGTCAACACCTTAGCAGTTTTTTTCTGAACAGCCACAATATCATTCATGGTAGCAATAACGCCCACCTGTACCTTATCCAATAAAGAAAAAAATGTCAGGCAGGTTTTGCAGATCAAAATCACAGATCCCTTCTCATTAAGCTGCTGCAATTCGGGCAATACCTCTGATCCCTCGCAAGCCAGCTTGACACCGTCCGCATAAAGCGTAATGAACGACGGATAAAACTCCTCGGTCAGCAGTGATTTCAAATAATTTTTCATCAGGAGTTTTTCTAATTCTTCAGGAGCATTCCCCATCCCGGTTTTCGACAATTGCAAAACAACATTTTCCATCGCTCAAATTGATTAAGAATTGCGTATTCTTTCTATATATAATAAGGTATAGGGGTCAATGCACCAAGCACAAACCGGTCCCTATAATTTCTACTTTTGTGTATTAGCAGGAATAAAATGCCTTTCCTCCAGCCAGTTCAGCAATAAGGCTCTCCAATCCTTCCAAAAGGAGATCGTAGTGTTCATTCCCCATCCATGCCCACCTGACGGGAAAATATAAAGGGAAGCCGGAACATGATGGGCATGCAGCGCTTCATAAAAATGAATACTGTTGCTTTGCGGAACGGTATGATCATCATCGCTCAGCATCAATACTGCCGGCGGTGTATTCTTTGTTACATGCAACTCGTTTGAATATTTTTCTACCAATTGTTCTGTAGGATGCTTGCCTAAAAGGTTTTCACGGGAACCCAGGTGCGTTTCGCCCTGTTTCATTGTGATGACCGGATAAAACAACAGCATTAAATCAGGACGTGTTGAATAGCGCATTAACGGATTTGTCGCTGTTGAATCGCCCACATCGTAATGTGTCCCTAACGTCGATGCCAGATGTCCCCCTGCCGAGAAACCGGCTACTGCCACCTTGTTCGGATCAATATGCCACTCGGTTGCATGC
The sequence above is drawn from the Microbacter margulisiae genome and encodes:
- a CDS encoding alpha-amylase family glycosyl hydrolase produces the protein MIASAVSSSAASDTVVQYGTPFTGVPDSRDAVIYQVNMRCFSSTHNFQGVINRLDSIKALGVNVIYLMPIYPVGTLKAFDSPYCIKDNEAVGSEFGSLTDLRNLVAGAHSRGMAVILDWITDGTSWDCSWINNKSWYVQDASGNIQSPNGYTDVAELNYQNQTMRLAMIKAMKYWVLTANIDGFRCDYADFAPADFWVQANDSLNAITPAHKYLMLAEGTRAANYTSGFDYNFGFDFYGALKSIYGNDQSVSTLINNANTTEYQGASTDQNQIVRYLTNHDVNSSDGTPLDLFGGTNGSMAAFVVVAYMKGVPFIYNGQEVATPYRLTFPFTTTVIDWSINPGVTATYKKIIAFRNSNAAVRRGTLTSYCSYDVCAFTKTLNADTVFVMDNLRNAVINYTVPSSLANSTWKDVFTGNPVTLSSQMTLQPYSYMVLENN
- a CDS encoding LolA family protein yields the protein MYKKLAILGVFVLTTFAMFGQQEPKAKAAFEKAVAIMKYSSVKMNFSTIIDMPTAKRKQTVTGTIWMKGAMFKLVMDGSVSYFDGKTEWVYQPDNNEVTIASVSGRDQQAMNPLAILSNYEGKAAKIIFDPNVRSTPATEVIDLFPANQAAAEFKIELRLNPQTHYPQSIIVFGRDGTHTYITIHSFQQLPALNNNTFVFDVKAYHGISVNDLR
- a CDS encoding SusC/RagA family TonB-linked outer membrane protein, with product MKNLNAISALTLRRLGMMLVSLLFVMSMTAQNIFVKGVVKDASTGETIIGANVVVKGTTTGTITDANGNFSLTVPAKATLSVSYIGYQTVDVPVEGKSHFVVDLKQSAVALNEVVAIGYGTVKKSDLTGSVVAINADKLTKGLATSMTDLLAGQIAGVNITTDGGAPGSSASILVRGGSSVYASNQPLFVVDGVPLTPEGVNGVANPLSFINPQDIQTVTVLKDASATAIYGSRASNGVILITTKKGRLHQKLSISYDGNTSASVNSKLMDVLSADEYRHFIDTYWADASTGMNTKAALLGTANTNWQKEIYQTAISQDHNLSVSGSTGILPYRVSVGYTDQSGILKTTYFKRTTASVNLSPSFLNDDLKMNVNLTGAYIVNSFGNTGAIGAAESMDPTQPVYATNGVNSTIGKNYGNGYFMWMGSNGQPLSLGTCNPLSALTQEQNDSWVYQSSGSMQMDYRVHWLPDLHANLNLAYDLSHANGSVVIAANSPMSYVWGSDKTGSAEYNPYYQSKVNTLLDFYLNYKKTLGINSIDIMGGYSWQKYFDTSWNSTTYATNPGQNVPRVDTPEEYYMVSFYGRLNYTLLDKYLLTATIRNDGTSRFAPGNRYGVFPSAAFAWKIKDESFLKNVNWLSDLKLRLGYGLTGQQDIPPTVNGVFIGYYPYIPNYTTSTANNGAAYEFGNNWYQLIRPNWYNTNLKWETCTTYNAGVDFGFMNQRFTGSVDVYKRITNNLLNVIPVAAGTNFTNNLLQNIGSLENKGVEVTLGGRPIITHDFTWDVNLNASYNYNNVTKLTRSGTANYPGITTGAISGGTGNYIELIAVGHPLGAYYVYHQLYDSKGQPIEGAYGNGGMYISKHTGTPPWTMGFASKMTYKKWFFNFAMHADIGNYNYNNNAAGQDGLVGTYTSSGYLSNTTHSAIATGFNTIQYFSDYFIQNASFLRMDNMTLGYNFDHLFDTKLSASIYGTVQNPFVITKYKGLDPEVNGGIDNNIYPRPRVYILGLRVNF
- a CDS encoding alpha/beta hydrolase — protein: MKIIFYLLLIMSSLAFPAMGQTKFELPVWPNGPAESNGITAKEFIKNHHSVFNISKAVITVQLPAADKANGAAVLICPGGGYIEEAIYHEGYEFADWLNEHGIAGIVLKYRLPNGHSTIPLSDAKEAMRIIRAHATEWHIDPNKVAVAGFSAGGHLASTLGTHYDVGDSTATNPLMRYSTRPDLMLLFYPVITMKQGETHLGSRENLLGKHPTEQLVEKYSNELHVTKNTPPAVLMLSDDDHTVPQSNSIHFYEALHAHHVPASLYIFPSGGHGWGMNTTISFWKDWRALLLNWLEERHFIPANTQK